Proteins encoded within one genomic window of Macrotis lagotis isolate mMagLag1 chromosome 3, bilby.v1.9.chrom.fasta, whole genome shotgun sequence:
- the LOC141516809 gene encoding olfactory receptor 5M5-like, translating into MSKINQTMVTEFILLGLTDRPELQPVLFVIFLVIYLITVVGNVGMIVLIRSEPKLHTPMYFFLSHLSFVDLCYSTNVTPQMLVNFLSERKTISFVGCFIQFHFFITLVITDYYMLTVMAYDRYVAICNPLLYSSKMSKNVCISLVTAPYVYGFVNGLVQTILMFQLSFCGSNEINHFYCADPPLLALSCSDTYIKETAMFIGAGSNLTCSLAIILISYMFIFVAILRIRSTEGQRKAFSTCGSHLTAVTIYYGTLFCMYLRPPSETSVEQGKIVAVFYIFVSPMLNPLIYSLRNKDVKDAMRRIVKSKLQAK; encoded by the coding sequence ATGTCCAAGATCAACCAAACCATGGTGACCGAGTTCATTCTCTTGGGATTGACTGATCGTCCAGAGTTGCAGCCTGTCctctttgtaatatttttagTGATCTACCTCATCACTGTAGTGGGGAATGTAGGAATGATTGTACTAATCAGGAGTGAACCCAAACTTCATACTCCCATGTACTTTTTCCTCAGCCATTTGTCCTTTGTGGATCTTTGTTATTCCACCAATGTCACACCCCAGATGTTGGTCAATTTTTTAtctgaaagaaaaacaatttccttTGTTGGCTGCTTCATacagtttcattttttcatcacCTTGGTGATCACAGATTATTACATGCTCACGGTGATGGCCTATGACCGATATGTGGCTATCTGTAATCCTCTGCTCTATAGCAGCAAAATGTCCAAGAATGTCTGCATCTCTCTGGTCACAGCACCCTATGTCTATGGCTTTGTCAATGGTCTGGTTCAAACTATCCTGATGTTCCAGCTATCCTTCTGTGGCTCTAATGAGATCAATCACTTCTACTGTGCTGACCCACCTCTCTTGGCTCTCTCTTGCTCAGATACCTACATCAAAGAAACTGCTATGTTCATAGGTGCTGGTTCCAACCTCACTTGTTCTCTTGCAATCATTCTCATCTCTTATATGTTCATCTTTGTGGCCATCCTGCGTATTCGCTCCACTGAGGGCCAGCGCAAAGCTTTCTCTACCTGTGGCTCCCATCTGACAGCTGTCACTATTTATTATGGAACTCTCTTTTGCATGTATTTAAGACCTCCCTCAGAGACATCTGTAGAACAAGGGAAAATTGTAgctgttttctatatttttgtaagtCCTATGTTAAATCCCTTGATCTATAGTCTCAGGAACAAAGATGTAAAGGATGCAATGAGGAGAATTGTCAAAAGTAAATTGCAGGCAAAATAA
- the LOC141516810 gene encoding olfactory receptor 5M11, giving the protein MPSQNDSTTVTEFILLGLTDRPEIQHILFVGFLGIYILTLLGNLGMIMLIKLEPRLHTPMYFFLTNLAFVDLCYSSNATPQMLANFLSERKTISFVGCFVQCYIFIALLLTEFYMLAAMAYDRYVAICSPLHYSVKMSRRVCICLATFPYVYGFSDGLLQSILTFRLSFCRSNVINHFYCADPPLIKLSCSDTYVKEHAMLISAGFNLSSSLAIILISYAFILAAILRIRSTEGRRKAFSTCGSHMMAVTLFYGTLFCMYVRPPTDKTVEESKIIAVFYTFVSPVLNPLIYSLRNRDVKAALRNVLRRNLMNKMVSNIS; this is encoded by the coding sequence ATGCCAAGTCAAAACGACAGCACAACAGTAACTGAATTTATTCTCCTTGGACTCACAGATCGTCCAGAAATACAACATATTTTGTTTGTGGGTTTTCTTGGAATCTACATTCTCACCCTTTTAGGAAACCTTGGAATGATCATGTTGATCAAACTTGAACCCCGTCTTCATACTCCCATGTACTTTTTTCTTACTAACTTGGCTTTTGTAGACTTGTGCTATTCATCCAATGCAACTCCCCAGATGCTGGCAAATTTCTTGTCTGAGAGGAAGACCATTTCCTTTGTTGGTTGCTTTGTGCAGTGCTATATTTTCATCGCTTTGCTGCTCACTGAGTTTTACATGTTGGCTGCCATGGCCTATGACCGCTATGTTGCCATTTGTAGCCCACTGCACTACAGTGTGAAGATGTCCAGGAGAGTCTGCATCTGCCTGGCCACCTTCCCCTATGTCTACGGCTTCTCTGATGGTCTTCTCCAGTCAATCCTAACATTCCGCTTGTCCTTCTGTAGATCCAATGTCATTAACCACTTCTACTGTGCTGATCCCCCTCTCATCAAGCTGTCCTGCTCTGATACCTATGTCAAAGAACATGCCATGCTCATCTCAGCTGGATTCAACCTCTCCAGTTCACTTGCCATTATTCTCATCTCCTACGCCTTCATCTTAGCAGCCATTCTTCGTATTCGCTCTactgaaggaaggaggaaggccTTCTCCACTTGTGGTTCTCACATGATGGCTGTTACATTGTTTTATGGGACTCTCTTCTGCATGTATGTAAGACCTCCTACTGATAAGACTGTTGAGGAATCCAAAATCATAGCTGTATTCTACACTTTTGTGAGTCCTGTGCTGAACCCTCTCATCTATAGTCTGAGAAATAGAGATGTAAAAGCAGCTTTGAGAAATGTGCTCAGGAGGAATCTGATGAATAAGATGGTTTCAAATATCTCATAG